The following proteins are encoded in a genomic region of Ammospiza caudacuta isolate bAmmCau1 chromosome 13, bAmmCau1.pri, whole genome shotgun sequence:
- the NOB1 gene encoding RNA-binding protein NOB1 has product MGHADMARVPHVVADTGAFLSAAPLQDIADALYTVPEVLAEIRDRPTRRRLAALPCELRVRRPRPELLRLVTEFSKKTGDYPSLSAADLQVLALTCQLQAEIDGPGCVRWEPQDKVRLSSTPRHPEAPLHLAGFHLPAKHKPAGKGPHQPSSSPAPAESDEFGSFLYWRPPLPSIEEELRELLAITSSPEPPEQHRSSADGASAGEEEEEDEESDDDDEGWITPSNLKEAQQDMGHFDTAPVGVQVGCVTTDFAMQNVLLQMGLHVLAVNGMLIRRARSYILRCHGCFRTTSDMTKVFCPHCGNKTLKKVAVSVSEDGSLHMHFSRNPKVLNPRGLRYPLPAPQGGKHANNPHLVEDQRFPQQRLSRKARQKTNVFDPDYLAGASPFAENDVHSRAAHLQLRDAALGAGRRRLNPNAVTKKFVKRR; this is encoded by the exons ATGGGGCACGCAGACATGGCGCGTGTTCCGCACGTCGTGGCCGACACGGGCGCGTTCCTGAGCGCGGCCCCGCTGCAG GACATCGCAGACGCGCTGTACACCGTGCCCGAGGTGCTGGCCGAGATCCGGGACCGGCCCACGCGCCGCCGCCTCGCCGCGCTGCCCTGCGAGCTGCGGGTCCGCCGCCCGCGCCCCGAGCTGCTGCGCCTCG TGACCGAGTTCTCCAAGAAGACCGGGGACTACCCGAGCCTCTCGGCCGCCGACCTGCAGGTGCTCGCCCTCACGTGCCAGCTCCAGGCCGAGATCGACGGCCCCGGCTGCGTCCGCTGGGAGCCGCAGGACAAG GTGCGGCTCAGCTCCACCCCGCGGCACCCCGAGGCCCCCCTGCACCTCGCCGGCTTCCACCTGCCCGCCAAG CACAAGCCCGCGGGGAAGGGCCCGCACCAGCCCAGttccagcccggccccggcggagAGCGATGAGTTCGGATCCTTCCTGTATTGGCGGCCGCCCCTGCCCAGCATCGAGGAGGAGCTGCGGGAGCTGCTG GCCATCACCAGCAGCCCCGAGCCCCCTGAGCAGCACCGCAGCTCTGCAGACGGGGCCAGCGccggtgaggaggaggaggaggatgaagagagcgatgatgatgatgaaggcTGGATAACTCCCAGCAACCTGAAGGAGGCCCAGCAGGACATGGGGCACTTTGACACTGCTCCCGTGGGTGTCCAGGTGGGCTGTGTCACCACGGACTTTGCCATGCAG AAcgtgctgctgcagatgggtcTCCACGTGCTGGCCGTGAACGGGATGCTGATCCGCCGGGCCCGCAGCTACATCCTGCGCTGCCACGGCTGCTtcag GACCACCTCGGACATGACCAAGGTGTTCTGCCCCCACTGTGGTAACAAGACCCTCAAGAAGGTGGCAGTGAGTGTCAGCGAGGACGGGAGTCTCCACATGCACTTCTCCCGCAACCCCAAGGTGCTGAACCCCCGAGGGCTCAGG TACCCGCTGCCGGCGCCGCAGGGCGGCAAGCACGCCAACAACCCGCACCTGGTGGAGGACCAGCGCTTCCCGCAGCAGCGCCTGTCGCGCAAGGCCCGGCAGAAAACCAACGTGTTCGACCCCGACTACCTGGCCGGGGCGTCCCCGTTCGCCGAGAACGACGTGCACAGCCGGGCCGCGCACCTGCAGCTGCGCGACGCCGCGCTGGgcgccggccgccgccgcctcaaCCCCAACGCCGTCACCAAGAAGTTCGTCAAGAGGAGGTGA